Within the Pygocentrus nattereri isolate fPygNat1 chromosome 28, fPygNat1.pri, whole genome shotgun sequence genome, the region CACATCACAACCATTTTCATACTTTCAATCAGTTTCAGGCAACATTGTCAACCACGTCCCAACACTCAGAGAACATCTAGAACATAGTTCTTCGACCATGCCACCTTCTAGAACGTAATTCTTCAGCCAAAGAACCATGCCACCTTTCTATTCTTATAAAATTACTGACAAACAGGATGAATCCCAGCAGAAAAGTGCTTATATTATTATACTGGGTTCCCCTGTAAATGCAGCTAATCTACTTACTAATCAGAAAATGTAATGACAACAAGGCAGAATGCCAAGACTGTTATAAGAAAAGCAAAATGCAATAACAATAATCTACCAGCCctgctgcctcaggaagatcaaaaagacCTGGACAGATAGCGTCACCCAGCACatggcctgttcaccatcctgccatcaggcaggagattccgcAGCATCCAGGCCAGAACAACCCGGTTAATGAACAggttctacccacaggctgtcaggcttctgaataagctgtgaagctgtgggtccttcACCAGTTACCACTTCACTCAGTCCCtctgtcagcattattattattattattattatatcatatcatctcatctctgctatggacaataacaccttaacactacgccactttaaagaacaacaacactGAGTCACTCAAGTCACTGTAAATGTATACTgactatattttgtgtataattctctatattttgtgtatatttaatatatttaaatctgattttttattttacttttacttatttactttctgtagagtgattatctgagcctcaccacaagcatttcaatgcataaatgtcctgacacgTTACGCAAATGACAAAATTGAAACTTGAAACAACATTAATCAACTCTGCAACCAGGGCTGTCACTACTGATTATACTAGTAATCAAGCTATCTACCGATTATTGACAATCTACAACTAAACACAGCATTAagctataaaaatgtatttaactaaacaataacaaactCATTGAGAAGGTAAACTTTCGTTTTAAATCGAGTAAATGTGACAATCCTGCTTGCAACATGTCCTGGAGTCCCCTGTTCTGCAGATTTGAGTGTTTCTCTgctcccagcacacctgatgcaactcatcagctcattaacaagccATTGCTAAATtgaagttaagttaagtgatactttttccccacaaacagggaaatttcacctccgcatttaacccaaccgtgaagtgaaacaacagacatactagtgaatacacacacactaaggggtagtgagcacagttgcccggagcggtgggcatcCCTACCGACgacgcctggggagcaattaggggttagatgtcttgctcatggactgtcggcactggggattgaaccagcaaccttccagtcacagggccggttccataacctccagcccacaactgcccaaaCTGGGAGCATAAGAGCAGGGGCACGTCATGATCAGGGTTGGGAACCTGTGATCTAGAGCCGCATCTGATCAACTGAAATTCAGTAGAAACGGGTCAAGCATTTCTAGCCCTCAAACTCTTCAAGGAAGGCAAGAATTGCTCAGCCGCCATCTCTGATAGCAAGATGCTCCACATCTTTCAAAAAGAGAGAAGATCTGAACTGAATTTGTAGAGGAAATGTGTACTAAACTGTTTCAGACTGACAGTTGTCTAGTTCTAGATTCTAGGAATGAGGCCATCATATTGTCCTTATTACACATTCAACTTTTAGAAACTGGTCCAGTATAACTACAGATTAAATAtccacatacagcactgtgtccGTACTGTGAAATGTCAGTATTTCCTGCGTCCAccttttgccttcattacagtATCTATTCTTTTTTAGGAGACTCGCTTTAAatgtttcaaagaaatctgctgggatattttttcccctcagtcttagaagctgatTGCATTTTCTATTTCTCACGATCCACATAACCCCAAACACTTTCACTGGTCCGGACTCTGGGACGGTCAGCCCATtgatctgagaacaccagcagctccaTGTTTGATGGTACATTTTCCATTTAGTTTGTCTGTCTCCATTTCTCAGTAACAGAGTCGtaacagctacacgtcctttcagtcTTCTCATCTGTAgatgtttcagatctgaagcaagagtggagcttgactttCTACTCAAACATTAaatctttaagtactgtttatcagatGATAACAGTTTTGGTGCTCTACCAGGTCTGgtatggttgttaggagtcccaccTTCTCTAAATCCTTTAATCACTTTCTAGATTTAAATGCCCACGTATTTTCCCTTTCCTCACCCTTTCTGTGAGCAAGCTTAATTTGCATTTAAttccgttttgactggaaattaaataaattaaggtcTCTAACATTTGGTACTGTAATACACATAAAAGGTCTTTTAGACAAAGGACGGAATGACTTTCAAAGAAAGGGGGAAATAACACACTTGCTGTACACACAGAGCTAAAAGCCCAGGATGACTTCTGGGCTttgaagggagaaagagaatatTTGTGTTATGATGAATGAATTTCCTCTTACACATGCTGACCtactgtgcagaatgtggcttctCAAAAGTGTCGAAACATAAAGACCACAGTAAATGAGCGTAACGCTGCGCTACTCGGAAACCAGGGCCACTGGACTGCACTTTATACAAACTGCATGTGAAGACTAAAGGCCATATCTTCATAGACAACACAATATTGCTTCTGCTAGGCCTATGGTCAGTCTGCacctgaaatgaaataaatgcatgttTCTTTAAGAGGTCTGAGTATCATCACACAGCATGACAATCAAACAGAAACTATGCAGGGTTAAAATACAGTTATGATTTAAACACCTTACATAAATATTCTTGATGGTATTTACTGCACGGATATGGTATCCAGGCACCGAGGCCATTAATAACACTTTAAAACTACCTTGAACTACATCAGACATGGCAAGAAATTCCAAAAActccctcccaccctctctTTAAGTTTTCAGGGCGGGCAGCACTCTGACAGCTCTGGCAAAATGTTATCTTCCTATGTCCTATGGCAGTATATAAAATTAATGAGACAATGAATCGGGTTATATAAAACATAGCATCAAGGATTTAGGGAAGACGTTATTGTTGCACTGGCCTACTTCTTCCCGCAGCCTTAGAggtgaattccaccaattttccaaaattcacAAGTCACTCAAGCTGTcctagtcagatctgccggagtcattagccacactctggaaatgttcacattccctgttttacatacaaacaagcAGAATAAAattaattccatctccctgccttttttccaagtatacgACCAGCTggctgtcgagctctcctgctacccgcttcagaccagtcgccccagctaccgccacctgcctacCGGTCTATCTGCacaccctacattgaagttttcatagactcctagctattactactactaatactactgctattaatattaatagtttAATAACTCtctaggtagtctgaccagaggagggtgggttgtgagccttggttcctcccaaggtttcttcctcagctctgagggaggttctccttgccaccgtcgcccctggcttgctcacctgggggttttacattcatgttaaaactttgtctttactggaattctgtgaagctgcttagTGACAACaccagttgtaaaaagcactgcaCAAATAAGTTTGATAGGATTTGATTTGACTGAGATGTAAAGAGTCTTTTCGAGTTGTTTGGTATGAAGTAGTTCATTGCAGAGAACTTTACAGACTCtaatttccttacagtggtggtgataggaaccagggctcacaaTGTCTACTCCACAAATacagctttttttccccctttccaaaaccaccagggaatctacacgtgtcttctgagttttcatgTATGATGAGGGCGCCTTCATGGACGTCAaattcttcagacgtctggttcctatcacgacCACTGAGAACGATTCTGACTTTgcacgtttctctagaacggagcatttctcgccagaccactctgaatggctttccacatctcaaccatttaattgtgcCGGATTTCTGAAAATTCGGCGGAGTTCCCCTTTGAGCGCCCACACCCTGTTTTTAATGGGGACTGCTGCTGAATAATTGGGGCTTCTCAATCTCGGCGAAAATGCTGAGGGGGGaattaaaaatgtgaatttaagatcattttgaGAATATAACTCTAGCTTCCAGCACATTTTCAACATGTTCAGGCTGTTAGTCGTAAGAAACTTCTGAGTACTGTTAACGTCCTAATGCAGCAGTTGGTTGTTTGGGCTAGTTTGAGAGGACGCGGCTCTCTGCTCTGACCAGCGACAACGACGTCGATTAACTCTCACTGTAAACGTGCTTACCTCGGAGTAAACGTTTGAACGAACACAAATAATGtacttttctcctctccttcccACTCTCAGTTTCTTCCAGGCCAGTCCAGGGGATCCGGAAACCGCCGCAATTCCGCCCTTGTCCCCACAACGCCTGTTTGCACGCGGAGCGAAGAGCAACTGACGCCATTGTGGCTCTTACGCAGGCGCCGAGCAGACGGAGTTAAAGGGCGGTTTAGAGCCAGGATGGCAGAGAAGGTCCACAGTGGCAGTGAGTGGTTCGGTCACGGTTCTATGGGCGTCAACAGACGAGACCGAACATGTTCAGATAGTAGCTATAAATACGAGTATAAATATACTGTCATTAGTACGGACACCTGCAACCCCCCctttgaatatttaatattcCCTGAAAAGTTTGACTTCTTACATATAGCACTACAAAAGTCGAAGACTGCAGAAAAAGTATATTTCAGAAACAAAACACTAATATTGTAATAAATGTAGCATTCAtggaaaagtatttttttatcagaggtggacgaagtacacaaatcatgtacttgagttaaagtagagacacccgaggtaaaatactactccagtaaaagtagaagtccttacttaGTAGaagtggacatatttctatattgtggtctatttacacaaagttaggttagttcatcatttaggtgacgtatgcgctcccaaagttttatgctGCTGTTCTGGTGTTGAActgcgtgctgcactgggtcggtatgaccaacaggtcaaaaccagctctaaacaaagtgaccgctgggcgctgattggtgctctggctttgcgcttctttcgttttgacatgatacgtttttatacacacagaaaccaaaaggaacgtcagatttctcaaaatgtagtggaggaaaaagtcggatattagactctgaaatgtagtggagtgaaaggaaaaagtcgcccagaatggaaaaacttaagtaaagtacagacacagaaaaaatacttaagtacagaaacgaattacatttactcagttactgtccaccacagttttttttattgcattattCTTTGTTTGAATTAATTATAATGCCATAATATGTTTTAATtagcaaaaacacacttattgctctgatgtttttcagcagtttgcTTAAATGCCTAAGATTTTTCCACAGTATAAAAGTTTAGGCGCCCtcgtcaaattacatgttttgttgattttataagtaaaaataagtgaaaaataagtgaataatgcacaatttctgtttatctgttgaACTGAACATGTTGGGgagaaaaaactaaaatgttcctgtgcaaatgttttttcacacattttataatatattgtttagttgttgtttgtttgttttttgaataaaaggaaattgtgcactaaaatgtgcagacaaattgcatatttaagtgtgttatcTGTGGAGAATGTttgcaacaaaacatgtcatttgatcaggggtgtATGGTCCTAATGTTCAAGCAGTTGTTGTTTAATTGTGTGCATTTCATggttttcagatttttccacAGCCCATCTTTACGAAAACCTgtacttatatattatatgtataatctgtataatataatatgtataatatatattatatgtataattCTGGAGGGCACTATTGCATAAAGTGCTAGCCCTCACATTTATAAGTTATTCACTGGTCATTCCACTCAAATCTCATCTAATCTCTGTTTCATTTTTAGGTGTTGTTTTATGTATTGTTTAATGCAGTTATTGgacatttgcattgtttcattCTATACATTTGTATGTATAGTTAAAAGGagaataaatagaaaattaGAAATCACAATATGAACTAAAGGTAGTCAACAAAAGTTGAAATCCACTGATGAAAATGAGACTAATTTTCTAAAGTGAATCATTTAACAGGCTTTCCAGAGGCCCAGTAACAACAGCAGTAGACTCACTTTTTTGTgcagcatatgtgtgtgtatgcacaatCTGCACTGAACGATGTGAGCAGTTTTTGGACTTTATGTTCTGGACTGTATTCAAATGTTTTAGCCAGTGTGACGTAAAACTGTAAATCAAGGGTGAATATATACTGATATTTCAAATTGTATCAATAACATTGTCCTCTACTTAACTGATTAAGCCCCCCAAAATTCTTCTGTTTTCCCAGTTCCTTATAGAAAATTATACCAGAGTAAATTCAGATGTATTAAtgactttattattttacatgacTGCTTGGTAcagtgccctgcgatggacaggTGACCTGTcgagggtgtatcctgccttctgcccgatgaccgctgggataggctccagcaccccaccccccccggaccctgagggagaaacggcttagaaaatgtgtgtgtgtgtgtgtgttttgtacagTGATTATTTTCCCAATGTGAAAGTAAAGACTACACAAAGGTGGTGACCccatgttaaaaatgtaatgattaAAATGTGTCAGAAGTGTGAGCGCTAGCCCAAAATATACCGATTCAAAATCTCTCTTTAttacatctgaaaaaatacCATTTAAATCAGCTTAGCGAAGCTAAATGTAGGCATACACCTTTTACTTTGATCGTTTTGTCAGATATTTTTCAGTTCCATCGACAGCACTGAGAATTTAGGACCAGCTCCTTCAGTAAAATCAGCCCACCGTTAAGTGTTTAGAGCAGATTTagtgtttaaaggggaattacatctatttttgaaaatgtctgcataattaaagcattaagatgtaaacagtcagagtggtctgatgtgaagcACTCTGTTTCTAAAGACACTGAGCCAAAATTGTACTAAATGTTTTTGGTAATAATTCCcctttctgaaaaaaaatcatatctgTTAAattttctgttggttcctgatggcACCCCAAAGTCAGTAGTGATATTTAGTGTTGTCCTGATGTGTTGATTTCACAGGGTAAATTATTCTAATGGTCTAACAGCtgttctgggactgattccagatgcatttgatAGGTTTTcataatgggatctaaaggtttCCCCCATGGAACTAATGGTTTCTAATGGTAACCATTAGGCCACCAGGCTTTAATCCTAATGGTTCCAAtagtgtttttttcagcagggtagaTTAAAAACTCATAAAATCTGAATTCTGAGCTTACATTTTAAGGATGACATTGTGAGGCCTGTGGTGAAGTATGAACACATTCAGATTCGAATAGTTTTCAATTTAGTTTccaagaaaaagtgaaaaatattcGCTCAGCTTCACTTCAAGAGCTTCTACTTCTAGCTACGTCCTAGAAAACCCACCTAGAAATAAATGTGAACTTCACTGACTAAACAACATGAGATGGGATGAGATCAGATTAgatttggtttgatttgattcaaCTTCATTGCCATTGTGCAAAGTACAAGTACAGAAGTACAAAGTACTATTTACATACAAATGCAGCACAGTACAGTGTGTACAATATAAAGTCAATATAAACTCCAAAAAACTAAGATATCCAATaagacatatacatacatacacacacacacacaacctgtcCAGTTGCTTGTTGacacaaatagttaatcagccaatcacacggccgcaactcaacgcatttaggcatgtagaggtggtcaagacaacttgctgaagtgcagaccgagcatcagaactgGGAAGAAAGGgaatttaagggactttgaacgtggcgtggttgttggtgccagacgggctggtctgagtatttcagaaactgctgatctactgggattttcacgcacaaccatctctagggtttacagagaacggtccgaaaaagaggaaatatccagtgagcggtcagttgtgtggacgaaaatgccttgttgatgtgagaggtcagaggagaatgggcagactggttccagatgatagaaaggcaacaggaactcaaataaccaaccagaatctctgaggaacgtttccagcaccttgttgaaagtgtgtcacgaagaattaagacagttctgaaggcaaaagggggtccaatctTTTACTAGAAATGTGTACTAGcgagagtgtgtgagatgagagagtgtgtgtgtgtgtgtgtgtgtgtgtgtgtgtgtgtgtgtatatatatatatatatatatatatatatatatatatacacacacacacatacatatatacaaaataaacaaatatacacataagacacatgcatatatatatatatatatatatatatatacattgtacAGTAGGCTACAGTGGGCTGCTAGCTGgggtaatctctctctctctctctctctctctctctctctctctctcttgaccACCCACCTCCCTCATTGTTTAACCGCTCAGCTTCCCTCGCTTCTTATTGGTCAGCAGCAGGATGCGCGCcgtgctgattggctgaaagTTTTGCTTTGGTTCGAAGcgcccctcctcctcctcttcctcctcctctcggCGACCCCTCGCTCCTCCGCTATTATTCTCCTCCTGTTGCTCCTCCAGAGCAGTGAGAGGAAAGTCCGTTAGTCAGCAGGACGCGCGGAGCGGTGATGAACTCCACCTGAGCGACGCGCACCGCTTTCATTCCGCTTCACTTTCGGCCAGAAAGCGACCGTTTCTTCTCCGAATCAGAGCGCGAGCGGATTCCTTCCTCCGGAGAAGCGGGGTTTTCTCCTCCCTCGCAGATATCTAAGCATTAGGAAAGATGGTCTCGGCCGGTCTGGAGATCCTCGGCCTGACGCTGTGCGTGGTGGGCACGCTGCTGGAGATGGTGGCCTGCGGTCTGCCCACCTGGAAGGTCACGGCGTTCATCGAGGCCAACATCGTGGTGGCGCAGACCATCTGGGACGGCCTGTGGATGTCGTGCGCCGTGCAGAGCACGGGCCAGATGCAGTGCAAGGTGCACGACTCGGTGCTGGCCCTCGCACCCGACCTGCAGGCGGCGCGCGCGCTCACCGTCGTCTCGTCCGTGTTCGGCGTGCTCGGCCTCACGGTGGTGGTGGCGGGTGCGCAGTGCACCAACTGCATCCGCGACGAGCGCGTCAAGGCGTACGTGGTGGGCACCGGCGGCGCGCTCTACATCGCGAGCGGCGCGCTCGTGCTCGTGCCCCTCTGCTGGATTGCCAACAACATCATCTCGGACTTCTACAACCCGCAGGTGCCCACCGCCAAGAAGCGCGAGATCGGCGCCGCGATCTACATCGGCTGGGCGGCCACggcgctgctgctgctcggCGGCTCCATGCTCTGCTGCTCGTGTCCGTGCAGGTCCTCCTCGGGCTTCTCCGTCAACTACGCGCCCACCAAAAGATCCGCGGCCAACGGGGACTACGACAAGAGGAACTACGTCTAGGAGCCGCGGAGAGTCCTTGTAGATTCTTTGGCACCTGTGCGTTTGTTTcttaactgaaaatgaaatgtaaatgactCGTTCGTGTTTTTTAATGAACCGTCACGGACTTTGCTACTACTGAGAGAGGCTCATATGGACCCTCATACGGAGCTTTTTACGCGCGGaccctttttttatttgttttggtctaCGGCTTCAGTCCTGGAAGGACTGGAACGAGAAAAGCAGCGTTCCTTTTAGGTTCCCTCACAGCAAAATCGCCAGTGGTGAATGAAAACCTTCACTTTGGATCATTAACTATAGGACCAGACCCAGATTAACCTTAAACCTCAATGCTTTTCCAATGGTGATTCACCATTGGAACAGCAGTGTTGACCAAGACTAGGCTTAACTGTAGTCTTAAAACTTACCTTTTAGTGTTCGTGTAAGTTAAAGTGGACACAAATGAACGCTGGACTAGTTTCCCGCAGGGAAAAACAACTGTGTAGGTGACTTCAACACTATGTTCATCGCTGGTAATTCAACGCTGTAGGTGTTCATTCAGTTAATTCAAGGTGTTGTAATACTGTTGATTCAATACTATGGGCTGGTTTCCCAGAcaaggattaagcctagtcctggactatGCAGGTTACTGAATGGAGATTGTCCACTCAAAGGAAAATGTAGTCCAGGTGTAGGATCATCAACACTTAAGGTGTTCATTCAACGAGAGCATTTTGCTGTGTTGCACGCCGTAGGCCAAAATCATGTATGTAGATTTAAGCTTTAGCTACTTTTATCAAATTTGTTTACCATTTTCAGAATGTCTTATGCTTTCTATCTACTTAATTGTGTTGGACGGTGGGGCAGAGCGTCTGTTGAAAATGGACTGTGTGCAGGGTTAGGGTGAACAGACGCCCCCCCCAACACGACCCACCACTGTGGACTCCGCTGGATAAGACAGCAACTCCTGACCAGACGAACAAAACCCCACACGCCGAGGTGCCCAGCCAAGCCGCAAGTTCTATAAAGGACAGTCCAGACCGAGCAGGGCCAGCGTGGAATTAACTTTGCTGGACACCTGTTGTTGGTGCCTTGTAATGATGGAACTCATAATTTTGTCTGAACCTTTAATAAGACCACCTGTGCCAAAAGCTGTCTGCGGTAGTCTACGTCTAGTTTGGCTGAAAGGGTTGTTTTTATATCTTTCAGAAATGGTcttctgtgttgtgttgttttgaatattgttttgaataaacatttattatgaTACTAAATGTGACGATTCATTTGTTCTGGGTGAGGGTGTGGTGGTggcgggggaggggggggggccaAACAATCGCTCCAAAACGCAAGAGCAACCATAACAGACTTTAAACATCTTTAATGTCCTTTGGGGATAAGCTGTTTTTCTTGGAAAGAGATTTGGAGTAGCAAAAGCAGCTGGTTGCAAAAGCAGCTGCTGTTCTGCCTCGCCTGCCTGTGAAGTGTTTGTGTTCTGGAGATGTCTTTCACTTCTCCCAACGCCCCACCACCCCCTCGctccccaaaacacacacacacacacactccttccCGCCAACGGATTGTCCTCGCGTGATTGCTTGACCATCACGAGTCTTAATTAGACTCCCTGAATG harbors:
- the cldn5a gene encoding claudin 5a codes for the protein MVSAGLEILGLTLCVVGTLLEMVACGLPTWKVTAFIEANIVVAQTIWDGLWMSCAVQSTGQMQCKVHDSVLALAPDLQAARALTVVSSVFGVLGLTVVVAGAQCTNCIRDERVKAYVVGTGGALYIASGALVLVPLCWIANNIISDFYNPQVPTAKKREIGAAIYIGWAATALLLLGGSMLCCSCPCRSSSGFSVNYAPTKRSAANGDYDKRNYV